The Alphaproteobacteria bacterium 33-17 genome includes a window with the following:
- a CDS encoding Fe-S assembly protein IscX has translation MRLCWTDVEEIVEALEEEHHDVDIMSLRFTTLHKLVTELEDFYDDPARSNEKVLEAIQAEWYELRENS, from the coding sequence ATGAGATTATGCTGGACGGATGTTGAAGAAATAGTAGAAGCGCTAGAAGAAGAACACCATGATGTAGACATTATGTCACTTAGGTTTACTACACTTCATAAATTAGTAACTGAACTAGAAGATTTTTATGATGATCCTGCAAGATCAAACGAAAAAGTTTTAGAGGCAATTCAGGCAGAATGGTACGAACTTAGGGAAAATTCTTAG